The DNA region ACCTGGAAAAAGACGGTAATTACATGACCGTTCACCTGAAAAACAAAAACATCCTGATCCGGGAAAATATGAGCAGCGTATTCGAGCTGGTGCCCGCCACGGATTTTATCCGGGTACATAAGTCCTATGTAATAGCGATAAAGCATGTTACGATGATTGAGGCACAACAGCTGACAGTTGGTGGCGAAAAAATTCCAATTGGGAACAGCTACCGGGATCTTTTGCGCGCCCGATTAAGAATACCATAATGATGACTTGTTTGGATAAACCACACCATATTGACCCCTTTTCGCCAATTTTGATTTGACCACTTGTACTACTGATACTCAATCTATTATTAGGAGTTTGCAAAACGGCGAAGAAGGGTCAAAGGGATTGGTATTCTACCGAAGTAACATATTTTGCAGTTTTTGTTAAATTTACGTTACATTCGTTATTTAAACCAATTATGTCCTCCACACGGATGCTTATTGACCTGGAGTTAATCGCGTTGTTAAAAAACGATGACAGGGACGCTTTTGCCGAAATTTATAAACGGTACTGGACAGTAATGTACATGCATGCGCTAAAAATGATCAGAGATGAAGATGATGCCAGAGATATTGTTCAGGAGGTGTTTACTGCATTATGGATCAAAAGACAATCAATAAGCCCTGATACCAATTTAGCCGGTTTTCTTTTCATCTCAACAAAAAATAAGGTATTAGACCTGATAGCCCGAAATCGGGTAAAATTTGAATACCTCGATTCGCTGGCTGCGTTTGCCGGAGCCCACAACAATCAAACATTGGGACGTATAGAGGAAAAGGAAATCATGGCGGCTCTGGATAGAGAAATAGTATTACTGCCCCCCAAAATGAAGCAGGTATTTGAAATGCGGATCTATCAGCATTGTACTTATAAAGAAATAGCTGATGAGTTGAACTTATCCGACAAAACCGTGAAAAAACAGATCAGTAACGCAATTAAGATAATTCGGCCCAGGCTCCAGCATCTTTCAGCAATCGTATTGATTTTATCGGGTCTATAAAATTTCTTCATTTTTTTTCATTTCTTCTACTACTTCGCTCCAGGCTGGCCGTTTCATTAGATAACAGCTCCAATAGCCATGACCAGGGAACAAGCACAGGAATTATTAAACAAATATCAACTCGGCAACTGCACACCAGAAGAACAACAACTTCTTGATCATTGGTATTTAACCGAAGCAGCTAAGCAACCTGTAGCGGATGAGCCTTCCGATCCGCTGGCAGATGAGAAACTAATATGGGACAGGATTGCTAAAGAAATTCCTGAAGCAACGCAAATGAGGCGCTTTAAAAAATGGTATTCAATTGCCGCGGCGGCAGCTATCCTTATTTTTATCTCGTTTGGAGCCTGGTTTTTTACAAAATCGCATCAAACTGCTAAGCAGCTGGCCCAACAATCTCCTATTCAAAATGATGTTTTACCGGGCGGCAACAAAGCTGTTCTTACGCTTGCTAATGGCAGGCAAATTATATTAACCGGCGCCCGTAACGGTGCCCTTGCTGTGCAGGGCACTGTGGCGATAAACAAAACAGCCGATGGCCGGATTGTTTACAATTCGTCGAAGAGTTCGGCATCAGACAACGCCGAAAAGCCTGTTTATAACACAATGACCACTCCCCGTGGCGGTCAGTACTGGGTTGTTTTGCCTGATGGTAGCAAAGCGCTGCTAAATGCAGCTTCTTCATTAACCTATCCAACAAACTTCAGTGGTACAGAGCGTAAGGTAGAGCTTACAGGCGAGGCTTATTTTGAGGTGGCGCATAATCCTGACAAACCATTCAGGGTTTACAGCAAGTCGCAGGTAGTAGAGGTGTTGGGCACACACTTTAATATTAATACTTATGATGATGAACCTGACATTAGAACAACCCTGCTTGAAGGGAAGGTAAAAGTAACGTCAGTTGTCAAAAATCAGGTCAGAGTTTTAAAACCAGGTCAGCAGGCTGTTCTAAATACTTATTCATTTAATGTAAATGATGTTGATGTGGAGGATGCAACAGCCTGGAAAAACGGCACTTTTACATTTGAAAACAATGATATACAACAGATCATGCGCATGGTTTCAAGGTGGTATGATGTGGATGTAGTATATAAAGGCACCCTGCCTGCCGATAAATTTACCGGTTTTGTATCCAGGTTCAGCAACGTTTCTGAGGTGTTACGCATGCTGCAGCTTACCCATAAAGTAAAGTTTAAAATCGACGGAAAACAAATAACAGTATCAGAATAAACTTACCCGGTCAAACTAACCAGAATAATTACCTAAAAACCAAAAAAGTATGAGCAGAACATTACAA from Mucilaginibacter sp. SJ includes:
- a CDS encoding RNA polymerase sigma factor, with protein sequence MSSTRMLIDLELIALLKNDDRDAFAEIYKRYWTVMYMHALKMIRDEDDARDIVQEVFTALWIKRQSISPDTNLAGFLFISTKNKVLDLIARNRVKFEYLDSLAAFAGAHNNQTLGRIEEKEIMAALDREIVLLPPKMKQVFEMRIYQHCTYKEIADELNLSDKTVKKQISNAIKIIRPRLQHLSAIVLILSGL
- a CDS encoding FecR family protein; this translates as MTREQAQELLNKYQLGNCTPEEQQLLDHWYLTEAAKQPVADEPSDPLADEKLIWDRIAKEIPEATQMRRFKKWYSIAAAAAILIFISFGAWFFTKSHQTAKQLAQQSPIQNDVLPGGNKAVLTLANGRQIILTGARNGALAVQGTVAINKTADGRIVYNSSKSSASDNAEKPVYNTMTTPRGGQYWVVLPDGSKALLNAASSLTYPTNFSGTERKVELTGEAYFEVAHNPDKPFRVYSKSQVVEVLGTHFNINTYDDEPDIRTTLLEGKVKVTSVVKNQVRVLKPGQQAVLNTYSFNVNDVDVEDATAWKNGTFTFENNDIQQIMRMVSRWYDVDVVYKGTLPADKFTGFVSRFSNVSEVLRMLQLTHKVKFKIDGKQITVSE